A single region of the Paraburkholderia sprentiae WSM5005 genome encodes:
- a CDS encoding glutathione S-transferase family protein, producing MKLLIGDKNYSSWSMRPWLLLTHFGIPFDEELIRLDEPDTNAKIRAQAPRGPGKVPCLIDDTGQAVWESLAIAETLAERFPQHALWPRDAAARAHARSISAEMHAGFGELRSTMWMNIRASFAGKNATPGALADISRIEAIWRDCLETYGGPFLFGEFCIADAMYAPVAMRFNTWKPALSDTAAAYVARLTALPAVNAWIDAARRETHAIAYQDECP from the coding sequence ATGAAACTGCTGATTGGTGACAAGAATTATTCGTCCTGGTCGATGCGTCCATGGCTGCTGCTCACGCACTTCGGCATTCCGTTCGACGAGGAGCTGATCCGGCTCGACGAGCCGGACACGAATGCGAAGATCCGCGCTCAGGCACCGCGCGGACCCGGCAAGGTGCCGTGCCTGATCGACGACACGGGGCAGGCCGTGTGGGAGTCGCTCGCAATCGCCGAAACGCTGGCCGAACGCTTCCCGCAACATGCGCTGTGGCCGCGCGATGCGGCGGCGCGCGCACATGCGCGCAGCATCAGTGCCGAGATGCATGCGGGCTTCGGCGAATTGCGCTCGACGATGTGGATGAACATCCGCGCGTCGTTCGCGGGCAAGAACGCGACGCCGGGCGCACTGGCCGATATCTCGCGGATCGAGGCGATCTGGCGCGACTGCCTCGAAACCTACGGCGGCCCGTTCCTGTTCGGTGAGTTCTGCATTGCCGACGCGATGTACGCGCCGGTCGCGATGCGCTTTAACACGTGGAAGCCAGCGTTGTCGGACACCGCAGCCGCCTATGTCGCGCGGCTCACCGCACTGCCCGCGGTCAATGCATGGATCGACGCCGCGCGCCGCGAAACGCACGCGATTGCCTATCAAGACGAATGCCCATGA